Proteins from a genomic interval of Zingiber officinale cultivar Zhangliang chromosome 1B, Zo_v1.1, whole genome shotgun sequence:
- the LOC122042170 gene encoding uncharacterized protein LOC122042170: MDRARIPLLARSVKDHFTLFWGDVDPWVARSWLKNLEGTYGYMNYTDDEKVELAAYHLRDQAVTWWDIQKMIFGEQHITWSLFQDAFERLYFPATFYVARRQEFLNLKQGDHSVMEYNAEFSKLA; the protein is encoded by the coding sequence ATGGACAGAGCTCGTATACCATTGCTGGCGAGGTCTGTAAAGGATCACTTTACTTTGTTTTGGGGTGATGTTGATCCTTGGGTTGCTCGTAGTTGGTTGAAGAATTTGGAGGGCACGTACGGATATATGAACTATACGGATGATGAGAAAGTGGAATTGGCTGCATATCATCTCCGGGATCAGGCTGTCACTTGGTGGGATATACAGAAGATGATCTTTGGGGAGCAACACATTACTTGGTCGTTGTTTCAGGATGCTTTTGAGAGGTTGTATTTCCCCGCTACATTTTACGTAGCTCGTCGCCAAGAATTTCTAAACCTCAAGCAGGGTGATCATTCTGTGATGGAGTACAATGCAGAATTTAGTAAATTGGCTTAA
- the LOC122042177 gene encoding protein NRT1/ PTR FAMILY 2.11-like, with the protein MERKEKDSAVAEVKINHRGWATMPYILGNGAFENLGTSGTSSNLLVYLTTVFHMKSVTAAVVITAFNGSTNLAPLAGAFISDSVCGRYATLGFACLSTLLGLFVLTLSAAVPKLHPGHCHDGKACNDPTAGQLAVLFASFMFLVMGAGGVRPCNLAFGADQFDSGTEPGKRNIKSFFNWYYFTLTVAMVISSTVIVYVQSNVNWALGLAIPTLLMAFACAFFFLGSRMYVKVRPEGSPLTGVAQVLVAAFRKRSLPLPESSSLFNPPHLSSLVSKLPHTGQFRFLDKAAILTPTDEINQNGSAANGWRLGSVQQVEQVKCLVRIMPICFTIIAFQIALAQQSTYGVFQAVQSDRRLGNFYVPAASFYVFSMVAITIWIPIYDRFVIPQLQRITGREGGITLLQRMGVGLILGVASMLVAGLVEERRRRIALRSSIAPGATDAVSPMSSFWLAPQMVLMGLGEVFALIGQIDFCYSQFPENMRSLAGSMMFLTQACASYSSSLLITVIHRVTGEHENNNWLASDLNEGRLDLYYFLIAALGGFNFVIFVVCAKWYRYKSSEKDHELALHCTEETKAVKDNVI; encoded by the exons ATGGAGAGGAAGGAGAAGGACAGTGCAGTTGCAGAAGTGAAGATCAACCACAGAGGCTGGGCAACCATGCCTTACATTTTAG GAAATGGGGCGTTCGAGAATCTGGGAACGTCCGGTACGTCGTCGAACTTGCTGGTCTATCTAACCACCGTCTTCCACATGAAGAGCGTAACCGCCGCCGTCGTCATCACCGCGTTCAATGGCTCCACCAACCTAGCACCTCTCGCCGGAGCATTCATCTCCGACAGTGTCTGTGGGCGCTATGCTACCTTGGGCTTCGCATGCTTATCCACTCTTCTG GGCTTGTTCGTTCTGACGCTCAGCGCCGCCGTGCCCAAGTTGCACCCTGGCCACTGCCACGATGGCAAGGCATGCAACGACCCGACGGCGGGGCAACTCGCCGTTCTCTTCGCGAGTTTCATGTTCCTGGTGATGGGCGCCGGCGGCGTCCGGCCCTGCAACTTGGCCTTCGGCGCCGACCAGTTCGACTCCGGAACGGAGCCCGGCAAGCGAAACATCAAAAGCTTCTTCAACTGGTACTACTTCACGTTAACCGTCGCAATGGTGATCTCCTCCACCGTCATCGTCTACGTGCAGAGCAACGTGAACTGGGCGCTCGGCCTCGCCATCCCCACCCTGCTCATGGCCTTCGCCTGCGCCTTCTTCTTCCTCGGCTCCCGCATGTACGTCAAGGTGCGTCCCGAGGGCAGCCCCTTGACAGGCGTCGCGCAAGTCCTCGTAGCCGCCTTCCGGAAGCGATCCCTGCCGCTGCCGGAATCGAGCTCTCTGTTCAATCCTCCCCATCTTAGTTCACTCGTCTCAAAACTCCCTCACACTGGTCAATTTCG ATTTCTTGACAAAGCTGCGATTTTGACTCCAACTGACGAAATCAACCAAAATGGTTCTGCTGCAAACGGGTGGAGACTCGGCAGCGTTCAACAAGTCGAGCAAGTTAAGTGCTTGGTGAGGATCATGCCGATTTGTTTCACCATCATCGCCTTCCAAATCGCTCTCGCGCAGCAATCCACCTACGGTGTCTTTCAGGCCGTGCAATCCGACCGCCGGCTCGGCAACTTCTACGTCCCCGCCGCCTCCTTCTACGTCTTCTCCATGGTCGCCATCACCATATGGATCCCCATCTACGACCGCTTCGTCATCCCCCAGCTCCAGCGCATCACAGGCAGAGAGGGAGGTATCACCTTGCTCCAAAGAATGGGCGTCGGCCTCATCCTCGGCGTGGCATCAATGCTCGTCGCCGGTCTGGTGGAAGAGAGACGACGGAGAATCGCGCTTCGCAGTTCGATTGCTCCGGGAGCCACCGACGCCGTCTCGCCCATGTCGAGCTTCTGGTTGGCCCCGCAGATGGTTCTGATGGGGCTGGGGGAGGTATTCGCCCTGATCGGGCAAATCGACTTCTGCTACAGCCAGTTCCCGGAGAACATGAGGAGTCTCGCTGGCAGCATGATGTTTCTGACGCAGGCCTGCGCgagttacagcagcagcttgcTGATTACGGTCATCCACCGAGTCACTGGTGAACATGAGAATAACAACTGGCTGGCGTCGGATCTTAACGAGGGGAGATTGGACCTGTACTACTTCTTGATTGCTGCGTTGGGAGGGTTCAATTTCGTTATCTTCGTTGTCTGCGCGAAGTGGTACAGGTACAAGAGCTCGGAGAAAGACCATGAGCTAGCCTTGCACTGCACCGAGGAAACTAAGGCGGTTAAAGATAATGTAATCTGA